Proteins found in one Pontibacter sp. SGAir0037 genomic segment:
- a CDS encoding TonB-dependent receptor domain-containing protein yields MFISIKTHYKASLAITIALLATILLPATAQELHGKVVDQTNTSLSLIGASVAWKGTTKGTTTDASGTFSLQAADSLTSQIIVSYIGYKSDTIQVNAATISNHAPLVVSLVPNSSLKEVVVEGQQTRYSALTPTNSQVITSRDLEKSACCNLAESFETNASVEVSTTDAVSGAKQIQMLGLDGSYTLLTTDNIPALRGLATPYRLNYLSGTYIESIDIIKGMGSVLNGYESISGQVNVKLKEPDKSERLYVNLYGNSLAKFDANVNVSAQVSPKWSTVLMLHTDHLGNRVDRNNDGFMDLALGTQYNVFNKWKFMSGDEWVSEFGINALRETKLGGQMNYEKGEPAGPGQHYGTESETERLSAFNKTSYTFPSKPYQSIGIITAFNHHRFNSLYGRRIYNGEQNNADLRLIFQSVIGHTGHTYKIGASYLYDDYSETLSSTSFGRTESVPGVFAEYIFNNSENLTVVAGARVDFHNLYGSIFTPRLNVKYDFTPNTIFRLSAGKGFRVANPVAENTAALVSSRSFIFREQLQPEQAWNTGGSFTQYFELGGRPGAFITDYYYTTFTNQVIADMYSSAHSISFYNLNGKSFAKSFQAELQYELLKGFDVKTAYKYFDVKTTYNGLLVQRPMIPQHRFFINLGFATPFDKWRADLTTQYFGEMQLAPRGVEPHTGVGNTSDRFYTLNGQVSRAFKHWELYLGGENLLNYRQPNPIYGADDPFGHAFDASMVWGPITGRIIYAGMRFKID; encoded by the coding sequence ATGTTTATCTCCATTAAAACGCATTATAAGGCCAGCCTGGCTATAACAATTGCTTTACTGGCAACCATTCTACTACCCGCCACAGCACAGGAATTGCATGGCAAAGTAGTAGACCAGACGAATACTTCTCTATCGCTTATCGGTGCCAGCGTTGCCTGGAAAGGCACCACCAAGGGCACTACCACGGATGCCTCGGGCACCTTTAGCTTACAAGCAGCCGACTCTCTTACATCTCAAATCATAGTGAGTTATATCGGCTACAAGTCCGATACTATCCAGGTAAACGCAGCTACAATCAGTAATCATGCACCACTGGTGGTATCGCTGGTACCTAACAGTTCTTTAAAAGAAGTTGTTGTAGAGGGCCAGCAGACACGTTACTCAGCCCTTACTCCTACCAACTCGCAGGTTATTACGTCACGCGATCTGGAAAAGTCAGCATGCTGCAACCTGGCTGAAAGTTTTGAAACAAATGCCTCTGTGGAAGTATCTACCACCGATGCTGTTTCCGGCGCCAAACAGATCCAGATGCTCGGACTCGATGGCTCTTATACACTCCTTACAACAGATAATATTCCTGCTTTAAGAGGACTTGCCACACCTTACCGCCTCAACTACCTGTCAGGCACCTACATAGAGTCTATTGATATTATTAAAGGAATGGGCTCGGTACTGAATGGCTACGAGTCGATTTCCGGACAGGTGAATGTAAAACTAAAGGAGCCGGACAAGAGCGAGCGCCTGTACGTAAACCTCTACGGGAACAGCCTGGCTAAATTCGATGCGAACGTAAACGTTTCGGCACAGGTAAGCCCGAAATGGAGTACCGTGCTGATGCTGCACACCGACCATCTCGGCAACCGCGTAGACCGTAACAATGATGGCTTTATGGACCTGGCCCTAGGCACCCAATACAATGTTTTTAACAAGTGGAAGTTTATGAGCGGCGACGAATGGGTATCTGAATTTGGTATAAATGCCCTCCGCGAAACGAAGCTTGGGGGCCAGATGAACTACGAAAAAGGAGAGCCTGCTGGTCCGGGTCAACATTACGGCACTGAGTCAGAAACAGAGCGTTTATCAGCTTTTAATAAAACGTCGTATACTTTTCCCAGCAAACCTTACCAGAGCATTGGTATAATTACGGCCTTCAATCACCACCGGTTTAACTCTTTGTATGGCCGAAGAATATACAATGGAGAGCAGAATAACGCTGATCTGCGCCTGATTTTCCAGTCTGTTATTGGGCATACAGGCCACACCTATAAAATCGGAGCCAGCTATCTGTACGACGATTACTCCGAAACTTTGTCAAGCACCTCTTTTGGACGCACCGAAAGCGTGCCGGGAGTTTTTGCAGAGTACATCTTTAACAACAGTGAAAATTTAACGGTTGTAGCCGGAGCCCGGGTAGACTTCCATAATTTATACGGTTCTATTTTTACGCCCCGGCTTAATGTGAAGTATGATTTCACCCCGAATACTATCTTCAGACTTTCAGCAGGCAAAGGCTTCCGGGTTGCAAATCCTGTTGCAGAAAATACAGCTGCTTTGGTTAGTTCCAGGAGCTTTATCTTCAGAGAGCAGCTACAGCCAGAGCAAGCCTGGAACACAGGCGGCTCCTTTACACAATATTTTGAACTCGGAGGCAGGCCAGGTGCATTTATAACAGACTACTATTATACCACCTTCACTAACCAGGTAATTGCCGATATGTATAGCAGCGCCCACAGTATCAGCTTTTACAACCTGAATGGCAAGTCTTTTGCTAAAAGCTTCCAGGCAGAGCTGCAGTATGAGCTGCTCAAAGGCTTTGATGTAAAGACAGCCTATAAATACTTTGATGTGAAGACAACCTACAATGGTCTATTGGTGCAACGGCCTATGATCCCGCAACACCGCTTCTTTATTAATTTAGGCTTTGCAACTCCTTTCGATAAATGGCGCGCCGACCTGACAACACAGTACTTTGGTGAAATGCAATTGGCACCACGTGGTGTAGAACCCCATACTGGCGTAGGCAACACATCCGACAGATTCTATACCTTAAATGGCCAGGTTTCACGTGCGTTTAAACACTGGGAACTATATTTAGGAGGAGAAAACCTGCTCAACTACCGCCAGCCTAACCCGATTTATGGAGCTGATGATCCGTTTGGGCATGCTTTCGATGCCAGCATGGTATGGGGGCCAATAACGGGCCGCATCATTTATGCAGGTATGCGCTTTAAAATAGATTAA
- a CDS encoding RNA polymerase sigma factor — translation MTAIEFNNKVQHVAQTLRPAAINLTKDLDDAKDLVQETLLKALSNRDKFKAGTNLKAWLYTIMRNTFINNYNKITKRSSNVDSGDYLLYSNADDSFITQNKGVATFVMQDIRKAIAGLNKDHRTPFIMYYVGYKYVEIADRLQIPIGTVKNRIHIARKELKNVLTVYQHEA, via the coding sequence ATGACAGCCATAGAATTTAATAATAAAGTACAGCATGTCGCTCAGACGTTGAGACCGGCAGCTATTAACCTCACCAAAGATCTGGATGATGCGAAAGATCTGGTGCAGGAGACACTTTTGAAGGCGCTTTCTAATCGGGACAAGTTTAAGGCAGGTACAAACTTGAAGGCATGGTTGTATACCATTATGCGCAATACGTTTATCAACAACTACAATAAAATAACGAAGCGCAGCAGCAACGTAGATAGCGGAGATTACCTGCTGTACTCCAATGCCGATGATTCTTTTATCACGCAAAATAAAGGAGTGGCTACCTTTGTTATGCAGGATATCAGGAAAGCGATTGCCGGCTTAAATAAAGATCATCGCACTCCTTTTATCATGTACTATGTAGGGTATAAATATGTAGAGATTGCTGACAGACTTCAGATTCCGATTGGAACAGTCAAAAATCGTATACATATTGCCCGTAAAGAGCTGAAGAACGTACTTACGGTTTACCAGCACGAAGCTTAA
- a CDS encoding fatty acid hydroxylase: protein MIITFVVMEGVAWAMHKYVLHGFMWFLHKSHHTKHDHAFEWNDLFFAYYGTLAMLFFVFGSDPIDYRFWIGAGITLYGIAYFVIHDVFIHRRLRVFGKSYNVYLKALNIAHKVHHSSSARDGAASYGMLWVSWKYFRSAHEIIRKKKQQEINRGSLLNQRT from the coding sequence ATGATCATAACATTTGTAGTAATGGAAGGTGTGGCCTGGGCCATGCACAAATATGTGCTACACGGGTTTATGTGGTTCCTGCATAAGTCTCATCATACAAAACATGACCATGCTTTTGAGTGGAACGATCTGTTTTTTGCCTATTATGGTACGCTGGCGATGCTGTTTTTTGTATTTGGCAGCGATCCCATTGATTACAGGTTCTGGATCGGAGCAGGTATAACTTTGTATGGTATTGCATACTTTGTTATTCATGATGTATTTATTCACAGGCGCTTAAGAGTTTTCGGGAAATCGTATAACGTTTATCTGAAAGCCTTAAACATTGCCCACAAAGTACATCATAGTTCAAGTGCGAGAGATGGTGCGGCTTCTTATGGTATGCTTTGGGTATCATGGAAGTATTTCAGGTCGGCGCATGAAATTATTCGGAAAAAGAAACAACAGGAAATAAATCGTGGGTCATTACTCAATCAAAGAACTTGA
- a CDS encoding lycopene cyclase domain-containing protein, whose translation MYIYLYLNIFTILFPFLLSFDKKVAFYKNWGALFPAILVNAAFFIAWDILFTETGVWGFNPDYLTGIYLYNLPLEEVFFFITVPYACVFIYDVLNAYITRDLLEPYTKAIAVLILLTLPFIAIFNIEKIYTSVTFSLLAIMHLVHIRFFKMQVLSRFYLAYAVHLVPFLIVNGVLTYLPIVWYNNDYNLNRRIGTIPVEDTMYSMLMLLLTISVYEGLRQHKKVKQYKPLAV comes from the coding sequence ATGTATATCTATTTGTATCTGAATATTTTCACGATCCTTTTTCCTTTTCTACTCTCATTCGATAAAAAAGTGGCCTTTTATAAAAATTGGGGTGCTTTGTTTCCTGCCATTCTGGTCAATGCCGCTTTTTTTATAGCCTGGGATATTCTTTTTACTGAAACAGGAGTATGGGGATTTAACCCGGATTACTTAACAGGTATTTACCTTTATAATTTACCTTTAGAAGAGGTTTTCTTTTTTATAACAGTGCCTTATGCCTGTGTGTTTATCTATGATGTGCTTAACGCTTACATAACGAGAGATTTGCTGGAGCCCTATACCAAAGCTATTGCAGTGCTTATCTTGTTAACATTGCCATTTATAGCTATATTTAATATTGAAAAAATATATACTTCTGTTACATTTAGCCTGTTGGCTATCATGCACCTGGTGCATATCCGCTTCTTTAAGATGCAGGTTTTAAGTAGATTTTACCTGGCTTATGCGGTGCATTTGGTGCCGTTTTTAATTGTAAACGGAGTACTTACTTATTTACCCATTGTTTGGTACAATAACGATTATAATTTAAATAGAAGGATAGGTACCATTCCTGTAGAAGATACCATGTATTCTATGCTGATGTTGCTGCTGACTATTTCAGTATACGAAGGTTTACGGCAACACAAAAAGGTGAAACAATATAAGCCTTTGGCTGTTTGA
- a CDS encoding phytoene/squalene synthase family protein — protein MELFKETCLKCSKIITEAYSTSFTLGIKTLNRKYHLPIYAIYGFVRFADEIVDTFHDYDKKKLLQDFKQQTYEAIDSGLSLNPVLHAFQAVVNEYSIDRSYIEAFLKSMEMDLDDRVYDRDLYEEYIYGSAEVVGLMCLRVFCEGDHEMFERLKKPACSLGAAFQKVNFLRDMKSDYSERGRVYFPKVEYKSFSNACKAEIEADILHDFEDAYKGILALPAGARMGVYLAYVYYMKLFRKIQNLPATRILNERVRVPDNTKLALLLGSYLRYRLNVI, from the coding sequence ATGGAACTATTCAAAGAAACTTGCCTGAAGTGCAGCAAAATTATTACCGAGGCTTACAGTACTTCTTTTACACTGGGTATAAAAACACTAAATCGTAAATATCATTTGCCTATTTACGCCATCTATGGTTTTGTGCGCTTTGCAGATGAGATTGTAGATACATTTCATGACTACGATAAGAAGAAGCTGCTGCAGGATTTTAAACAGCAGACTTACGAGGCGATAGATTCCGGGTTAAGTTTAAACCCGGTGTTGCATGCGTTTCAGGCGGTAGTAAATGAGTATAGCATAGACCGGTCGTATATAGAGGCTTTTCTTAAGAGTATGGAGATGGATCTGGACGACAGGGTGTATGACCGGGACCTGTATGAAGAATACATTTATGGTTCGGCTGAAGTGGTAGGGCTTATGTGCCTGCGGGTGTTTTGTGAAGGAGATCATGAAATGTTTGAGCGCCTTAAAAAACCAGCCTGTAGCCTGGGTGCTGCCTTTCAGAAGGTAAACTTTTTACGCGATATGAAGAGCGACTATAGCGAACGTGGCAGGGTTTATTTTCCGAAGGTAGAGTATAAAAGCTTTAGTAATGCCTGTAAAGCTGAAATTGAGGCAGATATACTACACGATTTTGAAGATGCCTATAAAGGGATACTGGCTTTGCCTGCAGGGGCGCGGATGGGAGTTTATTTAGCCTATGTGTATTATATGAAACTGTTCAGGAAGATACAGAACCTGCCTGCCACCCGTATACTTAATGAGCGTGTCAGGGTGCCGGATAATACCAAGCTGGCGCTTTTGCTGGGTTCTTATCTCAGGTATCGGCTAAATGTTATTTAG
- a CDS encoding enoyl-CoA hydratase/isomerase family protein, whose translation MTETINTASTKEYVSYHVKDRIGYITLTRPEKRNALNFDMVTELKQAFVAAEDDEACKVIVLRAEGKVFCSGADLEFLQRLQEYDYHDNLVDSTHLMQLFRLIYTLKKVVIAQIHGHAIAGGCGLAALCDFSFAVPEARFGYTEVKIGFIPAIVKVFLLRKIGEAKARQLLLTGDLVSAEEAKAIGLINYVVSAGELEEQVNAFAQKLCKENSRQAMEVTKEMIARVQEMSLEDGLQYAAEMNAVARGSEDCQKGIASFLNKESLSW comes from the coding sequence ATGACTGAAACGATAAATACTGCGTCCACCAAAGAATATGTAAGCTATCATGTAAAGGATAGAATAGGCTATATAACCCTTACCAGGCCTGAGAAGCGTAACGCACTTAATTTCGATATGGTAACAGAGCTGAAGCAGGCGTTTGTGGCTGCCGAGGATGATGAAGCATGTAAAGTTATTGTGCTTCGTGCCGAAGGGAAAGTTTTCTGCTCCGGAGCCGATCTGGAATTTCTGCAACGTCTGCAGGAGTACGACTACCACGATAACCTGGTAGACTCCACTCACTTAATGCAGCTTTTCAGGTTAATATACACGCTAAAGAAAGTGGTTATTGCCCAGATTCACGGCCATGCCATTGCAGGCGGCTGTGGGCTGGCTGCTCTTTGCGACTTTAGTTTTGCCGTGCCTGAAGCCAGGTTTGGCTATACTGAGGTGAAGATAGGCTTTATACCTGCTATTGTAAAGGTGTTTCTGCTCCGAAAAATAGGAGAGGCAAAAGCCCGCCAGTTGTTGCTGACAGGTGATCTGGTTTCTGCAGAAGAAGCAAAAGCCATTGGTTTAATTAACTATGTGGTTTCAGCCGGGGAACTGGAGGAGCAGGTAAATGCCTTTGCGCAAAAACTTTGTAAGGAAAATTCACGTCAGGCAATGGAGGTTACCAAAGAGATGATCGCACGCGTGCAGGAAATGTCGCTGGAAGACGGATTGCAATATGCCGCCGAAATGAATGCCGTTGCCCGGGGTAGCGAAGATTGCCAGAAAGGAATCGCTTCATTTTTAAACAAAGAATCTCTGAGTTGGTAA
- a CDS encoding heavy-metal-associated domain-containing protein, with protein sequence MKTFKNIGLFLFMFCLSMAAFAQKGNEETVKIKTSAVCDMCKKTLEKAMAYEKGVKSSTLDVDSKVLTVVFDGKKTNPDKIRKAVSETGYDADNVPAQERAYNKLEDCCKKEAGAH encoded by the coding sequence ATGAAAACTTTCAAAAACATCGGATTATTCCTTTTCATGTTCTGCTTGTCTATGGCTGCCTTTGCTCAGAAGGGCAACGAAGAAACAGTAAAAATCAAGACCTCTGCCGTATGCGATATGTGTAAGAAGACCCTTGAAAAAGCAATGGCGTACGAAAAAGGAGTAAAGTCTTCCACACTGGATGTAGACTCAAAAGTACTGACAGTTGTTTTCGATGGCAAAAAGACCAATCCTGACAAAATAAGAAAAGCAGTTTCAGAAACCGGTTACGATGCCGACAATGTGCCGGCACAGGAACGCGCCTACAATAAGCTTGAAGACTGCTGCAAAAAAGAAGCAGGAGCTCATTAA
- a CDS encoding fatty acid desaturase, which produces MVKQKENRGIVIAAIVMLSWLVLLIFLLQFSINFASPVPYLLALVQTHLYTGLFITAHDAMHGVAAPGRPRLNKAIGTVCAFLFAYNWYPRLLPRHHQHHRHVATDQDPDYHGGGFWPWYLSFLKNYITWWQIVLMAITYNVLQLFFPLENVILFWMLPAVLATFQLFYFGTYQPHKGEHEQHNLHKSTTQSKNHVWAFISCYFFGYHYEHHDKPYLPWWQLYKAKE; this is translated from the coding sequence ATGGTGAAGCAGAAAGAAAACAGAGGAATAGTAATTGCCGCAATTGTGATGTTAAGCTGGCTAGTATTGCTGATCTTTCTGCTACAGTTCTCTATTAACTTTGCCTCTCCTGTTCCTTACTTGCTCGCTTTAGTGCAAACTCACCTGTATACAGGCCTTTTTATTACAGCACACGATGCTATGCATGGCGTAGCTGCTCCGGGCAGGCCACGGCTTAACAAAGCGATTGGAACTGTTTGTGCTTTTTTATTCGCCTATAACTGGTATCCCCGCCTGCTGCCCCGGCACCATCAGCACCACCGGCATGTGGCCACAGACCAGGATCCTGATTACCATGGAGGAGGCTTCTGGCCCTGGTACCTGAGCTTTCTAAAGAACTATATTACCTGGTGGCAAATAGTGCTCATGGCTATTACTTATAATGTGCTGCAGCTTTTCTTTCCGCTGGAAAACGTGATTTTGTTCTGGATGCTGCCAGCCGTACTGGCTACTTTCCAGTTATTCTACTTTGGCACATATCAGCCGCATAAAGGAGAACACGAACAGCACAATCTCCATAAGTCTACCACGCAAAGTAAAAACCATGTATGGGCTTTTATAAGCTGCTACTTTTTTGGCTATCATTACGAACATCATGATAAGCCTTATCTGCCCTGGTGGCAGCTGTACAAAGCGAAAGAATAA
- a CDS encoding TetR/AcrR family transcriptional regulator, whose translation MSRKDQIEQKATALFKAHGFTATSMRDLAHALGIEAASIYSHIRSKEEILQRICFRMAEEFFEGITAAVSEEGTAVDRLKNAVAAHVAVLTRNTEAAAVFLHEWRHLSEPFLLEFLEMRDRYEAHFRAIIRSGIHNGEFKVPDEKFAALTILSSLNWIHTWYKPEGKMSAQEIADSLSAMLLNGLRNN comes from the coding sequence GTGAGCAGAAAAGATCAGATTGAACAGAAAGCAACAGCACTTTTCAAAGCTCATGGCTTTACGGCTACTTCTATGCGTGATCTAGCACATGCACTAGGTATAGAGGCTGCCAGTATATATTCCCATATCCGGTCGAAGGAAGAAATTCTTCAGCGCATTTGCTTTAGAATGGCAGAAGAGTTTTTCGAAGGCATTACAGCTGCCGTATCTGAAGAAGGCACGGCAGTAGACAGACTGAAAAATGCAGTGGCAGCACATGTAGCGGTACTTACCCGTAACACAGAGGCTGCGGCAGTTTTCCTGCACGAATGGCGCCATTTAAGTGAGCCTTTCCTGCTTGAGTTTCTGGAAATGCGCGACCGATACGAAGCACATTTTAGAGCCATTATCCGCTCCGGTATACATAATGGTGAATTTAAGGTGCCAGACGAAAAGTTTGCAGCCTTAACGATTCTTTCAAGTTTAAACTGGATTCATACCTGGTATAAACCTGAAGGTAAAATGTCGGCGCAGGAGATCGCAGATAGCCTTTCGGCTATGCTCCTGAACGGTTTAAGAAACAACTAA
- a CDS encoding 4-hydroxy-3-methylbut-2-enyl diphosphate reductase yields the protein MQSLSVTIDMNSGFCFGVVYAIQMAEDILEEKGYLYCLGDIVHNDVEVERLQQKGLQIIDHRQLRELKNEAVLIRAHGEPPETYQIALENKLTLIDASCPVVLKLQNRIKTSFDKDANIFIYGKHGHAEVMGLLGQTNNKATVFENTDELFRHQLPSKITLYSQTTKSTDNFYNIKSLLEEKGVEVEANDTICRQVSNRDKELRKFALNFDKIIFVSGTKSSNGKVLYQVCKSTNHNTYFVSKVEELKPEWFQKNDKVGICGATSTPMWLMEEVRDALLMMQI from the coding sequence ATGCAAAGCTTAAGTGTAACGATAGATATGAATTCTGGCTTTTGTTTTGGCGTAGTATATGCCATACAAATGGCAGAAGATATCCTGGAGGAGAAAGGGTATCTCTACTGCTTAGGCGATATTGTGCATAACGATGTGGAGGTAGAGCGTTTACAGCAGAAAGGGCTCCAGATCATAGACCACAGGCAATTGCGGGAATTAAAAAATGAGGCTGTTTTAATCCGGGCCCATGGTGAGCCTCCTGAAACATACCAGATCGCACTTGAAAACAAGCTTACTTTAATTGATGCTTCCTGTCCGGTGGTGCTAAAGCTACAGAATCGTATTAAAACTTCTTTTGATAAAGATGCCAATATCTTTATCTACGGCAAGCACGGGCACGCGGAGGTGATGGGCCTGCTTGGGCAGACTAACAACAAGGCGACAGTTTTTGAAAATACTGATGAGCTGTTCCGGCACCAGCTGCCTTCTAAAATTACCCTTTATAGCCAGACTACAAAAAGTACCGATAATTTCTATAACATCAAATCTTTACTGGAAGAAAAGGGTGTAGAGGTAGAAGCCAACGATACAATTTGTCGCCAGGTATCCAACCGGGATAAAGAGTTGCGCAAGTTTGCCCTGAATTTCGATAAAATTATCTTTGTGTCGGGTACGAAATCTTCTAATGGAAAAGTCTTGTATCAGGTATGCAAAAGCACTAACCATAACACGTACTTTGTTTCTAAAGTAGAAGAGCTGAAGCCGGAGTGGTTTCAAAAAAATGATAAAGTTGGTATTTGCGGTGCCACCTCAACACCTATGTGGCTGATGGAGGAAGTACGGGACGCCTTGTTGATGATGCAGATTTAA
- a CDS encoding MerR family transcriptional regulator, with protein MGHYSIKELEHLSGIKAHTIRIWEQRYSILSPKRTDTNIRYYDDQDLKTILNVSFLNAKGIKISKIAQMESKQISQKVQELSEDSGQFSGHINLLISAMVDMDEEVFDKTISTATLQLGLRDTFLHVIYPFLNKIGVLWQTGNISPAHEHFVSNLVRQKIIVAIDGQVVRRQQGNPTYLLFLPEGELHELALLFMNYVIRSHHFQVIYLGQHLPFKDLEITYEHCRPAYMCTVLTSTPDRDQVQAYLDKLSNRFPEATIYICGAQVQYDFLVFPRNIHLLRSVQEFLALF; from the coding sequence GTGGGTCATTACTCAATCAAAGAACTTGAACATCTTTCCGGTATAAAGGCTCATACTATTCGTATCTGGGAGCAAAGGTATAGTATTCTTTCTCCTAAGCGAACCGATACGAATATCCGTTATTACGACGACCAGGACCTGAAGACAATCCTGAACGTTTCCTTTCTGAATGCGAAAGGCATTAAGATATCCAAGATTGCCCAAATGGAGAGCAAACAGATATCGCAGAAGGTACAGGAGCTTTCTGAAGATTCCGGGCAGTTTTCCGGTCACATTAACCTGCTCATCTCTGCTATGGTAGACATGGATGAAGAGGTTTTCGATAAAACTATCTCTACGGCAACACTTCAGTTGGGTCTGCGGGATACGTTTTTGCATGTTATCTATCCTTTCCTGAATAAGATTGGTGTTTTATGGCAAACGGGCAATATAAGCCCGGCGCACGAGCATTTTGTAAGTAACCTTGTGCGGCAAAAAATAATTGTAGCCATCGACGGACAGGTAGTGCGCAGGCAGCAGGGAAATCCTACTTACCTGCTGTTTCTGCCGGAGGGGGAGCTGCATGAGCTAGCGCTTCTATTCATGAATTATGTAATTAGGTCGCACCATTTTCAGGTTATATACCTGGGGCAGCACCTACCGTTCAAAGATCTGGAGATTACCTACGAACACTGTAGGCCTGCTTATATGTGTACAGTGCTTACCTCTACACCGGACCGTGATCAGGTGCAGGCGTACCTCGATAAACTTTCCAATCGCTTTCCGGAAGCAACTATTTATATATGTGGGGCGCAGGTGCAGTATGATTTTTTAGTGTTCCCCAGAAATATCCATCTCCTCCGCAGTGTGCAGGAGTTCCTGGCGCTATTTTAG
- a CDS encoding NAD(P)/FAD-dependent oxidoreductase, producing MFRNKVIVIGSGFSGLSAATCLAANGYDVTILEKNSSPGGRARSFETNGFVFDMGPSWYWMPDVFEAYFNKFGKSTSDYYKLKRLDPSYTVIFGEHDFVEVPASMDEMRKLFESWEPGSAQKLDKFLGQAAYKYEVGINKLVYKPGRSLSEFMSLKLLLDVLRMDVFQSIHKHIRSFFKHEKIIKLMEFPILFLGALPQNTPALYSLMNYADISLGTWYPMGGMHKIVEGMVQLAEEKGVKFLYDQDVQKIEVKDGKARTVRTASSTFEADVVVASADYHHVDKHMLEKSFQSYSESYWEKRVMAPSSLIFYLGIDKRLQHLQHHNLFFDEDFGPHAHEIYTDPKWPEKPLFYVSAPSVTDASVAPAGCENLFILIPVAPGLEDTEEVREIYYNLVMDRLEKLTRQEIRSAVVFKRSYAHRDFMADYNAFKGNAYGLANTLLQTALLKPSIKSKKVANLYYTGQLTVPGPGVPPSLISGQVVAKEIQKEYAISEAVH from the coding sequence ATGTTCAGAAACAAAGTTATAGTAATCGGGTCAGGTTTTTCGGGACTTTCGGCTGCTACCTGCCTGGCGGCAAATGGGTATGATGTTACCATCCTGGAAAAGAACAGTTCTCCGGGTGGGCGCGCCAGAAGCTTCGAAACAAATGGCTTTGTATTTGATATGGGCCCAAGCTGGTACTGGATGCCGGATGTTTTTGAAGCATACTTTAATAAGTTTGGCAAAAGCACCTCAGACTACTATAAACTGAAACGGTTGGACCCTTCGTACACCGTTATTTTCGGAGAACATGATTTTGTAGAAGTGCCGGCTTCTATGGATGAGATGCGGAAACTTTTTGAAAGCTGGGAGCCGGGCAGTGCTCAGAAGCTGGATAAATTCTTAGGGCAGGCAGCATATAAATATGAAGTAGGCATTAATAAACTGGTATACAAACCAGGGCGCTCGCTTTCTGAGTTTATGAGCCTGAAGCTTTTGCTGGACGTGCTGCGAATGGATGTCTTCCAGTCTATACATAAGCATATCCGTAGTTTCTTTAAGCACGAGAAAATCATTAAGCTGATGGAGTTTCCCATCCTGTTTCTAGGGGCACTGCCTCAGAATACGCCTGCTTTATACAGCCTGATGAACTATGCCGATATTAGTCTGGGCACCTGGTACCCTATGGGAGGGATGCATAAAATTGTAGAAGGGATGGTGCAACTGGCAGAAGAAAAAGGAGTAAAGTTTCTGTATGACCAGGACGTGCAGAAAATTGAGGTAAAAGACGGGAAAGCCAGGACAGTTCGAACCGCTAGCAGTACTTTTGAGGCAGATGTAGTAGTTGCCAGTGCCGATTATCATCATGTAGACAAGCATATGCTCGAGAAAAGCTTTCAAAGTTATTCTGAGTCTTACTGGGAGAAGCGAGTTATGGCTCCTTCGTCCCTTATATTTTACCTGGGGATTGACAAGCGGCTTCAGCATCTGCAGCACCATAACCTGTTTTTCGACGAAGATTTCGGACCGCATGCGCACGAGATTTACACTGACCCTAAATGGCCGGAGAAACCGCTTTTTTATGTTTCTGCTCCGTCGGTTACAGATGCCAGCGTAGCTCCGGCCGGTTGCGAGAATTTATTTATACTGATACCCGTTGCCCCCGGGCTGGAGGATACGGAGGAGGTGCGGGAGATCTATTATAACCTTGTTATGGATAGGCTGGAGAAGCTAACCCGGCAGGAAATCCGCTCTGCAGTCGTATTCAAGCGAAGCTATGCGCACCGTGACTTCATGGCAGATTATAATGCTTTTAAAGGAAATGCTTATGGTTTAGCCAATACGCTTTTGCAAACAGCATTGCTTAAGCCAAGCATAAAGAGTAAGAAAGTTGCAAACCTTTATTATACAGGGCAATTAACAGTACCCGGCCCTGGTGTGCCGCCTTCCCTTATTTCCGGTCAGGTGGTGGCTAAAGAAATACAGAAAGAGTATGCCATTTCAGAGGCAGTGCATTAA